From Sphingopyxis sp. USTB-05, the proteins below share one genomic window:
- a CDS encoding conjugal transfer protein TraD: MRKPRDFDAELQALTDKAKALKTRKQGQFGELVIATGADALSIEQLAGALLDAVGTDAAQKEAWRKSGAAFFRGDGARARKGPGRNAGSASASGAGPQPPAGEAGTA, translated from the coding sequence ATGCGTAAACCCCGCGATTTTGATGCCGAACTCCAGGCACTGACCGACAAGGCGAAGGCGCTCAAGACGAGGAAGCAGGGCCAGTTCGGCGAGTTGGTCATAGCAACGGGTGCCGACGCCCTGTCTATCGAGCAGTTGGCAGGTGCGCTGCTCGATGCCGTGGGCACCGACGCGGCGCAGAAGGAGGCGTGGCGCAAGAGCGGCGCGGCCTTCTTTCGCGGAGACGGCGCCCGCGCTCGCAAAGGCCCTGGCCGGAACGCGGGCAGCGCATCGGCGAGCGGTGCAGGCCCGCAACCGCCTGCAGGCGAAGCGGGCACGGCATGA
- a CDS encoding conjugal transfer protein TraD — protein MKRRERTRQLIELGGLIAKADLIELTGDDRAVILGLLVAAAATLRGEAREQHMLLWRRRGRRAFAAAPLDNAISAG, from the coding sequence GTGAAACGACGCGAACGCACCCGCCAGCTGATCGAGCTTGGCGGCCTGATCGCCAAGGCGGATCTGATCGAGCTCACCGGCGACGATCGCGCCGTCATTCTCGGACTGCTCGTCGCTGCCGCCGCGACGCTGCGCGGCGAAGCGCGCGAACAGCACATGCTACTCTGGCGCCGCCGGGGGCGGCGCGCGTTCGCGGCCGCTCCGTTGGACAATGCAATCAGTGCCGGGTGA
- the traA gene encoding Ti-type conjugative transfer relaxase TraA produces the protein MAIYHFSAKVISRAGGSSAVAAAAYRSADRLHDERLGRSHDFSNKAGVVHSEVLLPEGADEQWRDRERLWNDVEAAELRRDAQLSREIEFAIPREMTQEQGIALARDFVQAEFVDRGMVADLNVHWDIGADVLAKPHAHVMLTMREIKIGEDGSAEFGAKVRDWNRTELLTHWREAWAEHVNERLAAIDIDARVDHRTLEAQGIDLEPQHKIGPAASRMAAEGLEADRLAEHIEIARTNGEKIIANPGIAFDAITHRQATFTNRDLAMFVHRHSDGKEQFDAVMSAVKSSPDLIALGRDGRGDDRFTSKSMIETEQRLKHATATLDARRNHAVADRHRERALAGASARGLDLSAEQRGALEHVTSARGVSNVIGYAGTGKSAMLGVAREAWEAAGYQVQGAALSGIAAEGLEHGSGIASRTLASLEHQWANDRERLTDKHVLVIDEAGMVGTRQLERVVSEAERQGAKVVLVGDPQQLQAIEAGAAFRAAAERHGAVEIMDIRRQQEDWQREATRELANGRTGQAIGRYAEAGFVHTAETREAARAGLVDAWDRDRRHYPDASRIILTHTNDEVRALNEEVRDRLKANGALGAEVAITVERGERMFAENDRVMFLRNERSIGVKNGSLGTVQNVDRMRMAVMLDDGRSIAFDLKDYAHVDHGYAATIHKAQGMTVDRVQVLATPGVDSHSTYVALSRHREQVDLYYGRDDFATRNRLVRAASRERGKDMASDYRAPTPAKSTEPKRGMFHGLKLSIARETPAAVTTERRRPVKLAEVRVSARLLDAEPSRSPLDKAVERFAGITKQIVDVRRAGGKELPHELDAYRTARRELDALRPGAANDLREAFGKSYQLTKDAAEGRTDGAMAAMDRQDAARAAERAAAERTTRDRVRLAADTEKQADLFVATWKKESARVKDAPTYAARDAARANLSDMAKSLHRDPQLESLLQNRRAQLGLDVMSTKTLSQDLQLSLGRGRGMGIGM, from the coding sequence ATGGCGATCTATCATTTCTCGGCAAAAGTGATTTCCCGCGCCGGCGGCAGCAGCGCGGTCGCCGCCGCCGCCTATCGCTCGGCCGACCGGCTGCACGATGAGCGGCTCGGTCGCAGCCATGACTTCTCGAACAAGGCGGGTGTCGTCCACAGCGAGGTGCTGCTGCCCGAGGGCGCTGACGAGCAGTGGCGCGATAGGGAACGGCTCTGGAACGATGTCGAGGCGGCCGAGCTTCGCAGGGACGCGCAGCTTTCCCGCGAGATCGAGTTTGCGATTCCCAGAGAGATGACCCAAGAACAGGGCATCGCGCTCGCCCGTGATTTCGTGCAAGCCGAGTTCGTCGATCGCGGGATGGTCGCCGATCTAAATGTGCATTGGGACATCGGCGCCGACGTGCTCGCCAAGCCGCACGCCCATGTCATGCTGACGATGCGCGAGATCAAGATCGGTGAGGATGGAAGCGCCGAGTTCGGCGCCAAGGTGCGCGACTGGAACCGCACCGAGCTTTTGACGCATTGGCGCGAAGCCTGGGCAGAGCATGTCAACGAGCGGCTTGCCGCGATCGACATTGATGCGCGCGTCGATCATCGGACCTTGGAAGCGCAGGGCATCGACCTCGAGCCACAGCACAAGATAGGCCCGGCGGCCTCGCGCATGGCGGCCGAAGGGCTGGAGGCTGATCGGCTCGCCGAGCATATCGAGATCGCGCGCACAAATGGTGAGAAGATCATCGCCAATCCCGGCATCGCGTTCGACGCGATCACGCATCGCCAGGCAACGTTCACCAACCGCGATCTTGCGATGTTCGTGCACCGCCACAGCGACGGCAAGGAGCAGTTCGACGCCGTCATGTCGGCAGTCAAATCGTCGCCCGATCTCATCGCGCTTGGCAGGGATGGACGCGGCGACGATCGGTTCACGTCCAAATCAATGATCGAGACCGAGCAGCGGCTCAAGCACGCCACCGCCACGCTCGACGCGCGTCGTAATCACGCTGTCGCCGACCGTCACCGCGAACGGGCGCTGGCCGGCGCGTCAGCGCGCGGCCTTGACCTTTCCGCCGAGCAACGCGGCGCGCTCGAGCATGTCACCAGCGCGCGCGGAGTCAGCAATGTCATCGGCTATGCTGGGACCGGCAAGAGCGCGATGCTCGGCGTTGCCCGCGAGGCATGGGAAGCGGCTGGCTATCAGGTACAGGGTGCCGCGCTGTCGGGCATTGCGGCGGAGGGTCTCGAGCATGGCTCCGGTATCGCATCGCGCACGCTCGCGAGCCTTGAACATCAATGGGCCAATGATCGGGAGCGTCTAACCGACAAGCATGTCCTCGTCATCGACGAGGCGGGGATGGTGGGGACGCGCCAGCTCGAACGCGTCGTGTCCGAAGCGGAGCGTCAGGGCGCCAAGGTCGTCCTGGTCGGCGATCCGCAGCAGCTTCAGGCGATCGAAGCGGGTGCCGCGTTCCGCGCTGCAGCCGAACGTCACGGCGCTGTCGAGATCATGGACATCCGCCGCCAGCAGGAGGACTGGCAGCGCGAAGCAACGCGTGAGCTTGCGAACGGGCGCACGGGCCAGGCGATCGGTCGCTATGCGGAGGCTGGATTTGTGCATACGGCCGAAACCCGCGAGGCGGCGCGCGCCGGGCTGGTCGATGCCTGGGATCGTGATCGCCGGCACTATCCGGATGCTAGCCGGATCATCCTGACCCACACCAATGACGAGGTGCGGGCGCTCAATGAGGAAGTGCGCGACCGGCTGAAGGCGAACGGCGCGCTCGGGGCCGAGGTTGCTATCACCGTCGAACGCGGCGAGCGGATGTTCGCCGAGAACGACCGCGTCATGTTCCTCAGGAACGAGCGGAGCATCGGCGTGAAGAATGGCTCGCTCGGCACGGTGCAGAATGTCGACCGCATGCGCATGGCGGTGATGCTCGACGACGGACGTAGCATCGCCTTCGACCTGAAGGACTATGCCCATGTCGATCATGGTTATGCCGCGACGATCCACAAGGCGCAGGGCATGACCGTCGACCGCGTGCAGGTGCTCGCGACGCCGGGGGTAGACAGCCACTCGACTTACGTCGCGCTGTCCAGGCATCGCGAGCAGGTCGATCTATATTACGGCCGCGACGATTTTGCGACCCGGAACAGGCTCGTGCGCGCTGCCTCGCGCGAGCGCGGCAAGGACATGGCGAGCGACTATCGGGCACCGACACCCGCGAAGTCGACCGAGCCCAAGCGCGGCATGTTCCACGGGCTGAAACTTTCCATCGCGCGCGAGACGCCCGCCGCGGTGACAACCGAACGGCGGCGCCCAGTCAAGCTTGCGGAGGTCCGCGTGAGCGCCCGGTTGCTCGATGCCGAGCCGTCGCGTTCGCCGCTCGACAAGGCCGTTGAGCGATTCGCGGGCATCACGAAGCAGATCGTCGATGTCCGGCGCGCTGGCGGGAAGGAACTGCCGCACGAACTCGATGCCTATCGCACGGCCCGGCGGGAACTCGATGCGCTGCGTCCCGGCGCCGCGAACGATCTGCGTGAGGCTTTCGGAAAGAGCTACCAGCTGACGAAGGACGCGGCGGAGGGTCGGACTGATGGCGCGATGGCGGCGATGGATCGCCAGGACGCGGCACGCGCTGCCGAGCGAGCAGCGGCCGAACGCACTACGCGCGATCGCGTCAGGCTTGCCGCCGATACCGAGAAGCAGGCCGATCTGTTCGTTGCGACCTGGAAGAAGGAGAGCGCGCGCGTGAAGGACGCCCCGACCTATGCGGCGCGCGACGCGGCGCGTGCCAATCTGAGCGACATGGCGAAGAGCCTTCACCGCGACCCGCAGCTCGAGTCGCTGCTTCAGAACCGGCGTGCGCAGCTCGGGCTGGACGTTATGAGCACGAAAACACTGTCTCAGGATCTCCAGCTAAGTCTAGGCCGTGGACGCGGCATGGGCATAGGGATGTAG
- a CDS encoding enoyl-CoA hydratase/isomerase family protein — protein sequence MAQQIRIDEITPGYWRAAISNPPINLVDLDTIEELSNIVGRLEADPTIKVIVFASEDPDFFLAHYDVLVDKARTAAMPKGPTGMHPWLDVLARLARAPVVSIASLRGRARGAGSEFALACDLRFASAEKAILGQFEVGVGAVPGANPMARLGGLAGRGRALEIVLGADDFTGDLAERYGYVNRALPDDELDDFVDRFARRIAGFEKYAIAQTKGLVDQVTLPDDALFPPALDQFFISTARPETRARMARLLDRGLQMRSEIEFELGRHVADPAH from the coding sequence ATGGCCCAGCAAATCCGTATCGATGAAATTACACCCGGCTATTGGCGCGCGGCGATCTCGAACCCGCCCATCAATCTTGTCGATCTCGACACGATCGAGGAATTGTCGAACATCGTCGGACGCCTCGAGGCCGACCCCACGATCAAGGTGATCGTCTTCGCCAGCGAGGACCCGGATTTCTTCCTCGCGCATTATGACGTGCTCGTCGACAAGGCGAGAACGGCGGCAATGCCCAAGGGCCCCACGGGCATGCACCCCTGGCTCGACGTTCTCGCGCGCCTCGCCCGTGCGCCGGTCGTCTCGATTGCTTCCTTGCGCGGACGCGCGCGCGGTGCGGGGAGCGAATTTGCACTCGCGTGCGACCTCCGTTTTGCCAGCGCTGAAAAGGCCATCCTTGGCCAGTTCGAGGTCGGTGTCGGGGCGGTTCCGGGCGCCAACCCGATGGCGCGGCTCGGTGGATTGGCCGGCCGAGGAAGAGCACTTGAGATCGTGCTGGGCGCCGACGATTTTACCGGCGATCTCGCCGAGCGTTACGGGTACGTCAATCGCGCGCTGCCCGACGACGAGCTCGACGATTTTGTGGATCGTTTCGCTCGCCGGATTGCCGGTTTCGAGAAATATGCGATCGCGCAGACCAAAGGGCTCGTCGATCAGGTAACCTTGCCGGACGATGCGCTGTTTCCGCCAGCGCTCGACCAGTTCTTCATATCGACCGCGCGGCCCGAAACGCGCGCGCGCATGGCCCGACTTCTTGATCGCGGGCTTCAGATGCGCTCCGAGATCGAGTTCGAACTCGGGCGTCACGTGGCCGACCCGGCCCATTGA
- a CDS encoding VOC family protein: MEMKLEVVVIPVSDVDRAKQFYTRMGWSLDIDYSSDEDYRIVQFTPPGSGCSIIFGKGITTAEPGSVQGLHLIVSDLVAVRDRLIADGIGVGELFHDEGGVFHHIDADKLARGPNPERKSYASYASFNDPDGNRWVFQEVTARLSADLQGGDTRFTKPLVDWLTAT; encoded by the coding sequence ATGGAAATGAAGCTCGAAGTCGTCGTGATTCCTGTTTCGGATGTCGATCGTGCGAAGCAATTCTATACCCGCATGGGATGGAGTCTCGACATCGACTATTCTTCAGACGAAGATTACCGCATCGTTCAGTTCACCCCGCCCGGATCGGGATGCTCGATCATCTTTGGCAAGGGAATTACAACGGCCGAGCCGGGTTCGGTGCAGGGGCTGCACCTAATCGTTTCGGATCTCGTCGCGGTCCGCGACCGATTGATTGCGGACGGAATCGGCGTCGGCGAACTTTTTCATGACGAGGGCGGCGTTTTCCATCATATCGATGCGGACAAGCTCGCCCGCGGCCCCAATCCCGAGCGCAAAAGCTATGCAAGCTACGCTTCCTTCAACGATCCTGATGGCAATCGCTGGGTATTTCAGGAAGTCACGGCGCGGCTATCGGCTGACTTGCAAGGGGGAGACACGAGGTTTACGAAGCCGCTTGTCGACTGGCTGACGGCCACCTGA
- a CDS encoding TonB-dependent receptor, translated as MAQIVDPDEIIVTARKREEAALRVPVVAAVLPADELSSSQATDLYDIAAFTPGLVLGAAPLEVGTEVSLRGIGSSPLDPGVDQSVALNLDGLALGQGAAYSIGIFDMERVEILKGPQPLFFGKNSPGGVIAIRTADPGDRTEIVGSAAYEAEAREWQARLILSGPVTETLGLRLSSQYASSDGYFRNTATAIPESGAMQPDNRFGKSHALYLRLTALFDPSPDFTARLKLNTTHDRRLGGLQEQLVRCPDGTINYLPSIGIDLPSQYSANEDCRADRNLNIVDVDPNAFRVPNEGVNFTETDQHFGTLEMNWALSPRFMLTSLTGYYRIRVDALQNGSWAGGAMAPLAITKEFRRREATQELRLVTDLGGDIDFSGGVFFQDANITNDIGFFGNARYGLPRVALQGSHDVDIRSLALFAQARFRPAPEVEIAGGMRWTDEKRSDAPVTYDVLGVVTGVEGEPIRPQLPRLHSRNWSPELTISWYPNPELTFFGAFKQGYKSGSYNINQALNPGDDNSFGDERARGGEVGIKGYAGARQLYFDIAGYYYRYDGLQAGIIRITDAGVPGLATVNAGAAKVYGIDLTLRYRPRGVPGLSFTSALNWNRGIFTRFTNADCKPGQTVSQGCNLLPTPVIDPAELAAGYFSIDPVLGTPVRYNGQDLSGTPLHRAPRWQATVRADFVRPVGGNLELGMGARLQYSSRYVVDLGNRDNGFQSAFAKIGADIRLKARDDRWELALIGNNLTDRLTTGGCLNINYPGGGGVFPGIVTGAPIKGPAGSGETVCGFERGREFWLRFTVRPFGR; from the coding sequence GTGGCCCAAATTGTCGATCCGGACGAAATCATCGTCACTGCCCGCAAGCGTGAGGAGGCCGCCCTGCGGGTACCTGTCGTAGCCGCAGTGCTGCCGGCGGACGAACTGAGCAGCAGCCAAGCCACCGACCTTTATGACATCGCCGCCTTCACGCCGGGACTGGTACTTGGCGCAGCACCGCTGGAGGTGGGTACCGAAGTATCGCTCCGCGGCATCGGCTCGAGCCCACTCGATCCCGGGGTCGACCAATCGGTCGCGCTCAATCTCGACGGACTGGCACTGGGACAGGGCGCCGCCTATTCGATCGGTATTTTCGACATGGAACGGGTCGAAATTCTCAAGGGTCCCCAGCCCCTCTTCTTCGGTAAGAACAGCCCGGGCGGCGTCATAGCCATCCGAACGGCCGATCCAGGCGATCGCACCGAGATCGTCGGAAGCGCGGCGTACGAAGCCGAGGCGCGCGAATGGCAGGCGCGCCTCATTCTCTCGGGGCCGGTCACCGAGACTTTGGGACTGCGGCTTTCTTCACAATACGCCTCGAGCGATGGCTATTTCCGCAACACCGCTACCGCGATCCCCGAAAGTGGCGCGATGCAGCCCGACAATCGCTTTGGCAAGAGCCACGCACTTTATCTGCGCCTGACCGCTCTATTTGACCCGAGCCCCGATTTCACCGCGCGGCTCAAGCTGAACACCACCCACGACCGTCGCCTCGGCGGCTTGCAGGAGCAGCTCGTCCGTTGCCCAGACGGGACAATCAACTATCTGCCTTCGATAGGCATCGACCTGCCGTCGCAATATAGCGCGAACGAGGATTGCAGGGCCGATCGCAACCTCAATATCGTCGATGTCGATCCGAATGCCTTCCGCGTGCCCAATGAAGGCGTAAACTTCACCGAAACCGACCAGCACTTCGGCACGCTGGAAATGAACTGGGCTCTCTCGCCGCGATTCATGCTGACCTCGCTGACCGGCTATTACCGGATCAGGGTCGATGCGCTTCAGAATGGCTCGTGGGCAGGAGGGGCGATGGCGCCGCTTGCGATCACGAAAGAATTTCGGCGGCGCGAAGCGACCCAGGAGCTGCGTCTCGTCACCGATCTTGGGGGTGATATTGATTTTTCCGGGGGCGTCTTTTTTCAGGACGCCAATATCACGAACGATATCGGATTCTTCGGCAACGCTCGTTATGGTCTCCCACGCGTTGCGCTGCAAGGCTCGCACGATGTCGACATTCGCTCGCTCGCGCTGTTCGCGCAAGCCCGGTTCCGCCCGGCACCCGAGGTCGAGATTGCGGGCGGCATGCGCTGGACAGACGAGAAGCGTAGTGACGCTCCGGTCACCTATGACGTTCTTGGTGTCGTGACTGGCGTTGAAGGCGAACCGATCAGGCCGCAGCTTCCCCGCCTGCACTCGCGCAACTGGTCGCCCGAGCTGACGATCAGCTGGTATCCGAACCCCGAACTGACATTCTTCGGTGCGTTCAAGCAGGGATATAAATCGGGTTCCTACAACATCAATCAGGCGCTCAACCCGGGTGACGACAATTCATTTGGTGACGAACGGGCACGCGGAGGTGAAGTCGGCATCAAGGGTTATGCCGGCGCCCGGCAACTCTATTTTGATATTGCCGGCTACTATTACCGATATGATGGGTTGCAAGCAGGCATTATCCGGATCACCGACGCCGGCGTACCCGGGCTCGCGACCGTCAATGCAGGCGCGGCGAAAGTCTATGGCATCGACCTCACGCTGCGCTATCGCCCGCGCGGCGTTCCCGGCCTAAGTTTCACCAGCGCGCTGAACTGGAACCGGGGCATCTTTACGCGCTTCACCAACGCAGACTGTAAGCCCGGTCAGACGGTTAGCCAGGGCTGCAACCTGCTGCCGACCCCCGTAATTGATCCGGCCGAACTTGCGGCCGGCTACTTCAGCATAGACCCTGTGCTGGGCACGCCCGTCCGTTACAATGGGCAGGATTTGTCAGGCACGCCCCTCCACCGCGCACCGCGTTGGCAGGCCACCGTTCGCGCCGATTTTGTGCGACCCGTCGGCGGCAACCTCGAACTGGGAATGGGCGCGCGGCTCCAATATTCATCGCGCTACGTCGTTGATCTCGGCAACCGCGATAATGGCTTTCAAAGCGCATTCGCCAAGATCGGCGCCGATATCAGACTCAAAGCGCGAGACGATCGATGGGAGCTTGCGCTTATCGGTAACAACCTGACCGATCGTCTCACCACCGGCGGCTGTCTCAATATCAACTACCCAGGCGGCGGCGGTGTTTTCCCCGGCATTGTCACAGGGGCGCCCATCAAAGGGCCTGCTGGATCGGGAGAGACAGTCTGCGGCTTTGAGCGCGGGCGCGAGTTCTGGTTGCGGTTCACCGTTCGACCTTTCGGCCGGTGA
- a CDS encoding MucR family transcriptional regulator: protein MDLEDHETLVTLTADIVAAHVSNNSVAISDIPLVIRSVHEALAGLSANAEPEPEPQQPAVSVRSSVKPDYIVCLEDGKKLTMMRRYLMTKFGMTPDDYRAKWNLPKDYPMVAPNYAEKRRELAKQIGLGTKGRGSGRKPAPRGRAKAK from the coding sequence ATCGATTTGGAAGATCATGAAACGCTAGTCACGCTGACCGCTGATATTGTCGCAGCCCACGTCAGCAACAACAGCGTGGCGATTTCCGACATTCCGTTGGTCATCCGGTCGGTGCACGAAGCGCTCGCTGGTCTTTCCGCGAACGCCGAGCCGGAACCCGAACCGCAGCAGCCCGCCGTGTCAGTTCGTTCGTCGGTGAAGCCGGATTACATCGTCTGTCTTGAAGACGGCAAGAAGCTCACCATGATGCGCCGCTATCTGATGACGAAGTTCGGCATGACGCCCGATGACTATCGCGCGAAGTGGAACCTGCCGAAGGATTATCCGATGGTCGCGCCCAATTATGCCGAGAAGCGCCGCGAACTTGCCAAGCAGATCGGCCTTGGCACCAAGGGCCGCGGCAGCGGCCGCAAGCCTGCCCCGCGCGGACGCGCAAAAGCGAAATAG
- a CDS encoding type 1 glutamine amidotransferase domain-containing protein has protein sequence MKILMVFTSHDILGNTGRKTGFWLEEGAAPYYVFRDAGVELTLASPKGGQPPVDPKSDLPENQTEAMARFKQDLKAQKVFATTQKLSDMRAEDFDAIFYPGGHGPMWDLVDNPDSIALIEAFYNSGKPVAAVCHAPAVLHRATYKGDPIVKGKRVTGFTNAEEEEVQLTDVVPFLVEDELKRLGGLFEKVPNWGSFAITDGLLITGQNPASSTAGAEALLALLAAPKPAEKQSAA, from the coding sequence ATGAAAATTCTGATGGTGTTCACCTCGCACGACATTTTGGGCAACACGGGCCGTAAGACGGGATTCTGGCTCGAGGAGGGCGCGGCGCCTTATTACGTATTCCGCGACGCCGGCGTTGAACTCACGCTGGCCTCGCCCAAGGGCGGCCAGCCTCCGGTCGATCCGAAAAGCGACCTCCCCGAAAATCAGACCGAAGCAATGGCACGCTTCAAGCAGGATCTCAAGGCGCAGAAGGTTTTCGCCACCACGCAAAAGCTCTCGGATATGCGCGCGGAAGATTTCGACGCAATTTTCTATCCCGGTGGCCACGGCCCTATGTGGGACCTTGTCGACAACCCCGACTCGATCGCGCTCATCGAGGCATTTTACAACAGCGGAAAACCGGTTGCGGCGGTCTGTCATGCGCCTGCGGTTCTTCACCGAGCGACATACAAGGGCGACCCCATCGTGAAGGGAAAGCGCGTCACCGGCTTCACAAATGCCGAAGAGGAGGAAGTGCAGCTCACCGACGTCGTGCCCTTCCTTGTCGAGGACGAGCTCAAGCGGCTTGGCGGTCTCTTCGAGAAAGTTCCAAACTGGGGGAGCTTCGCAATTACCGACGGTCTTCTGATCACCGGGCAGAATCCCGCTTCATCGACTGCGGGAGCCGAAGCGCTTCTAGCGTTGCTGGCGGCACCGAAGCCGGCAGAGAAGCAGAGCGCTGCCTGA
- a CDS encoding lipocalin family protein yields the protein MKKPVLAAGAAAAVAAPFAYLLWKYYPRPGPVGNYSVPDPAKAVDLHRYMGRWYEQYRYDASFEEGLEAVTADYSLNRDGTVCVVNQGRKRGPNGKLRKSVGKARIEDKATNAKLKVSFFRPFYGNYWVLDHGDNYEWSIVGEPSGRYLWVLTRNAKPGAALLNELEARVRALGYNWSMIHFTRH from the coding sequence ATGAAGAAGCCCGTTCTTGCCGCCGGTGCGGCGGCAGCCGTCGCCGCGCCGTTCGCCTACCTCCTCTGGAAATATTATCCGCGCCCCGGACCGGTCGGGAACTACTCGGTCCCCGACCCCGCGAAGGCGGTCGACCTCCACCGATATATGGGTCGCTGGTACGAGCAATATCGTTACGACGCATCGTTCGAGGAGGGCCTGGAAGCCGTAACGGCGGATTATTCGCTGAACCGCGACGGCACTGTTTGCGTCGTCAACCAGGGTCGCAAGCGTGGCCCCAATGGCAAGCTGCGCAAATCCGTCGGTAAGGCCAGGATCGAGGACAAGGCGACGAACGCCAAGTTGAAGGTGTCCTTCTTCCGTCCCTTCTACGGCAACTACTGGGTGCTCGACCATGGCGACAATTATGAATGGTCGATCGTCGGCGAGCCGTCGGGGCGCTATCTTTGGGTTCTCACGCGCAACGCCAAGCCTGGCGCGGCGCTTCTGAACGAGCTCGAAGCGCGCGTTCGCGCGCTTGGCTATAATTGGTCGATGATTCACTTCACCCGGCACTGA